A genomic window from Pyxidicoccus trucidator includes:
- a CDS encoding DUF3858 domain-containing protein, whose amino-acid sequence MRIFRRGLAALAFVAALSGCPKSSSSVTPHVLESAAERAEKGSDEARTLALAGFHSYLVKGDAALAQQRFDSAVAKDAGDVYALAGQHLMARRAGKVDRALAASLELAARAPRHPLAVPAARYVLESVGTSRAQDDDILKGVERALAAGAEGETAYLLRGARLSVHVVRGDAKARDATLRELGGAGEASLVGPFSPFHVLAWDEQDPVRKDGSVTGPFPSPFGPLPVRTLRAPDGRFDLGGEPGEGDLYLLAIDAEVTEPGAYVVRSVSGTSHQVLLDGTPLMERRGWARATSTVSARTVDLPAGKHRFLIRQLKAGTSGVLTLSLLRVDGRPSGVRFTAASGPAPQPWGKGPSGSEETPGVYPTTESLKVALQGEAGDLLATVLAARDGLARDPDGARRLMSAVEATTPGLMALRAESAAADRTVPSKVAKGRATRDLESVLSKDPGNVAALLVRADLFLDDGQPAAAMETLKSVDATKGPVPHLVSLLRARAALALDVEALAEESLEAALEVQPGLCEALGLQYSLARRRDAVERGDALVEAQRGCPGTAAREAEHARTRGDMETAAKLYAELLTRDPSSVSTGTSLANIYVSLRRYDDATAVLRELAKVWPRSAELVKRMADVREYAGQPAEALALREKALTLEGEDLSLRRAVERAKTGRELLQEFAIDGREAIRAYEAEPIGGGSAAAFVLDAAAVRVYPDGSIVNRIHTVQKALEQSGVQDIAEVTVPRGAQVLSLRTLKADGRVLEPENIEGKDTVSLPGVAVGDYIEVEYLLAEGPRGPAQPGFTASAFYFQIANQPNAWTTYTVVAPKGVGMKVDAHGMKAPAPKVNGDVEVFHYEARRVPPFIAEPDSPPSSNEYLPFVIVGAGATGNDGLVRIYGDVFQDRWMRTSEVEAFARKAAEGKEGLEAVKALHAAVMQRFSGRDSGLGQSAASTLSQDRGSRLMLMKAGLETLGIPSRVVAIRTFNTDPAPYLFPQDSLLPFAALRVEVPGSEPVWVDTSVRFGPFGELPETAMGGLEAYLLPEPGRTLEKVATPAMKEAPGKEVRLSLKLAADGQLTGKGEETYSGFEAAQIAEAFSQLSAESRNQALQGAVARYFGGASLSSVKLDHQEQVGAPFVLRYEFTVPRFGRMEGDTRMALGPLTFPAQLGRRYVQLSTRSTPLYIDNTEASRTQVTLEMPKGWRLADPQASLNVETVFGRFTRAEKQEGGTLTINESLRLPRNRVAPKQYEQFSGFTGDVDLIQTRELVLVKQ is encoded by the coding sequence ATGCGCATTTTCCGTCGCGGACTCGCCGCGCTCGCCTTCGTCGCCGCCCTGTCGGGCTGCCCCAAGTCTTCCTCCTCCGTCACGCCCCACGTCCTGGAGTCCGCTGCGGAGCGGGCCGAGAAGGGCTCCGACGAGGCCCGCACGCTCGCGCTCGCGGGCTTCCACTCGTACCTGGTGAAGGGTGACGCCGCGCTGGCGCAGCAGCGCTTCGACTCCGCGGTGGCGAAGGACGCGGGCGACGTCTACGCGCTGGCCGGTCAGCACCTGATGGCGCGGCGCGCGGGCAAGGTGGACCGGGCGCTGGCGGCCTCGCTGGAGCTGGCCGCCCGCGCTCCCCGGCACCCGCTGGCGGTGCCCGCGGCGCGGTACGTGCTCGAGTCGGTGGGGACGTCGCGCGCGCAGGACGACGACATCCTCAAGGGCGTGGAGCGGGCGCTGGCGGCGGGCGCGGAGGGCGAGACGGCCTACCTGCTGCGCGGCGCGCGCCTGTCCGTGCACGTGGTGCGGGGCGACGCGAAGGCGCGGGACGCGACGCTGCGCGAGCTGGGCGGCGCGGGCGAGGCGTCGCTGGTCGGCCCCTTCTCCCCCTTCCACGTGCTGGCCTGGGACGAGCAGGACCCTGTGCGCAAGGACGGCTCGGTGACAGGCCCCTTCCCCAGCCCCTTCGGTCCGCTCCCCGTGCGCACGCTGCGCGCGCCGGACGGCCGCTTTGATTTGGGCGGCGAGCCCGGCGAGGGCGACCTGTACCTGCTGGCCATCGACGCGGAGGTGACGGAGCCGGGCGCGTACGTGGTGCGCTCGGTGAGCGGCACGTCGCACCAGGTGCTGCTGGACGGGACGCCGCTGATGGAGCGCCGAGGCTGGGCGCGCGCCACCTCCACCGTCTCCGCGCGCACCGTGGACCTGCCCGCCGGCAAGCACCGCTTCCTCATCCGCCAGCTCAAGGCCGGCACCTCGGGCGTGCTCACCCTCTCCCTGCTTCGCGTGGATGGGCGGCCCTCCGGCGTGCGCTTCACCGCGGCCTCCGGGCCCGCACCCCAGCCGTGGGGCAAGGGGCCGAGCGGCTCCGAGGAGACGCCGGGCGTCTACCCCACGACGGAGTCCCTGAAGGTCGCGCTGCAAGGCGAGGCCGGAGACCTGCTGGCCACGGTGCTCGCGGCGCGCGACGGCCTGGCGAGGGACCCGGACGGCGCGCGGCGGCTGATGTCGGCGGTGGAGGCCACCACCCCGGGCCTGATGGCGCTGCGCGCCGAGTCGGCGGCCGCGGACCGCACCGTGCCCAGCAAGGTGGCGAAGGGCCGGGCCACGCGAGACCTCGAGTCCGTGCTGTCGAAGGACCCGGGCAACGTGGCCGCGCTGCTCGTGCGCGCGGACCTCTTCCTGGATGACGGGCAGCCGGCGGCGGCGATGGAGACGCTGAAGTCGGTGGACGCGACGAAGGGCCCCGTCCCCCACCTCGTGTCCCTGCTGCGGGCGCGCGCGGCGCTGGCGCTGGACGTGGAGGCGCTGGCGGAGGAGTCCCTGGAGGCCGCGCTGGAGGTGCAGCCGGGCCTGTGTGAGGCGCTGGGGCTCCAGTACAGCCTGGCGCGCCGGCGTGACGCGGTGGAGCGCGGGGACGCACTGGTGGAGGCGCAGCGCGGCTGCCCCGGCACCGCGGCGCGCGAGGCCGAGCACGCGCGCACCCGGGGCGACATGGAGACCGCGGCGAAGCTGTACGCGGAGCTGCTGACGCGAGACCCCAGCAGCGTGAGCACCGGCACGTCGCTGGCCAACATCTACGTGTCCCTGCGCCGCTACGACGACGCGACGGCGGTGCTGCGTGAGCTGGCGAAGGTGTGGCCGCGCAGCGCGGAGCTGGTGAAGCGGATGGCGGACGTGCGCGAGTACGCGGGCCAGCCGGCCGAGGCGCTGGCGCTGCGGGAGAAGGCGCTGACCCTGGAGGGCGAGGACCTGTCGCTGCGCCGCGCGGTGGAGCGGGCGAAGACGGGCCGCGAGCTCTTGCAGGAGTTCGCCATCGACGGACGGGAGGCCATCCGCGCGTACGAGGCGGAGCCCATCGGCGGCGGCAGCGCGGCGGCCTTCGTGCTGGATGCGGCCGCGGTACGGGTGTACCCGGACGGCAGCATCGTCAACCGCATCCACACGGTGCAGAAGGCGCTGGAGCAGTCCGGCGTGCAGGACATCGCCGAGGTCACCGTGCCCCGCGGCGCGCAGGTGCTGTCGCTGCGCACGCTGAAGGCGGACGGACGGGTGCTGGAGCCGGAGAACATCGAGGGCAAGGACACGGTGAGCCTGCCGGGCGTGGCGGTGGGCGACTACATCGAGGTGGAGTACCTGCTGGCGGAGGGCCCTCGCGGCCCCGCGCAGCCGGGCTTCACGGCGTCCGCGTTCTACTTCCAGATTGCCAACCAGCCGAACGCCTGGACGACCTACACGGTGGTGGCGCCCAAGGGCGTTGGGATGAAGGTCGACGCGCACGGGATGAAGGCGCCCGCGCCGAAGGTGAATGGGGACGTGGAGGTCTTCCACTACGAGGCGCGCCGGGTGCCGCCGTTCATCGCGGAGCCGGATTCGCCGCCGTCGAGCAACGAGTACCTGCCCTTCGTCATCGTGGGCGCCGGCGCCACGGGCAACGACGGGCTGGTGCGCATCTACGGCGACGTGTTCCAGGACCGGTGGATGCGCACGTCGGAGGTGGAGGCCTTCGCGCGCAAGGCGGCGGAGGGCAAGGAGGGGCTGGAGGCGGTGAAGGCGCTGCACGCGGCGGTGATGCAGCGCTTCTCCGGGCGGGACTCGGGGCTGGGGCAGTCCGCGGCGTCCACGCTGTCACAGGACCGGGGCAGCCGGCTGATGCTGATGAAGGCGGGGCTGGAGACGCTGGGGATTCCGTCGCGGGTGGTGGCCATCCGCACGTTCAACACGGACCCGGCGCCCTACCTCTTCCCGCAGGACAGCCTGCTGCCGTTCGCCGCGCTGCGGGTGGAGGTGCCGGGGAGCGAGCCGGTGTGGGTGGACACCTCGGTGCGCTTCGGTCCCTTCGGCGAGCTGCCGGAGACGGCCATGGGCGGGCTCGAGGCGTACCTGCTGCCGGAGCCCGGCCGCACGCTGGAGAAGGTGGCGACGCCGGCGATGAAGGAGGCGCCCGGCAAGGAGGTGCGGCTGTCGCTGAAGCTGGCGGCGGACGGGCAGCTCACCGGCAAGGGCGAGGAGACGTACTCGGGCTTCGAGGCGGCGCAGATTGCCGAGGCGTTCAGCCAGCTGTCGGCGGAGAGCCGCAACCAGGCGCTCCAGGGCGCGGTGGCGCGGTACTTCGGCGGGGCATCGCTGTCGAGCGTGAAGCTGGACCACCAGGAGCAGGTGGGCGCTCCCTTCGTGCTGCGCTACGAGTTCACCGTGCCGCGCTTCGGGCGGATGGAGGGCGACACGCGGATGGCGCTGGGGCCCCTCACCTTCCCGGCGCAGCTGGGCCGGCGCTACGTGCAGCTGAGCACGCGCAGCACGCCGCTCTACATCGACAACACGGAGGCCAGCCGCACGCAGGTGACGCTGGAGATGCCGAAGGGCTGGAGGCTGGCGGACCCGCAGGCGTCACTCAACGTGGAGACCGTCTTCGGCCGGTTCACCCGCGCGGAGAAGCAGGAGGGCGGCACGCTCACCATCAACGAGTCGCTGCGGCTGCCTCGCAACCGCGTCGCGCCGAAGCAGTATGAGCAGTTCTCCGGCTTCACCGGCGACGTGGACCTCATCCAGACCCGCGAGCTGGTGCTGGTGAAGCAGTAG